The genomic interval TATGCTGATAACGCAACTGTTCGGGCGCGGGCCCGTGTGGCCGTATCATCTGGCAAACACCGTGCTGCACGGGCTGGCGGGCGCGCTGCTGGCGGTTATGCTGTTCATGCTCATCAAGCGGGCGGCGGAGGGGGGGAGTTGCGCGGCAGGGGCGGCCCGCGCCGCCGGCGCGGAATTTCCGGGATGGCATGTCTGGCTGGCGCTGGCCGGCGCGCTGGTATGGACGGTGCATCCGATTCATGTGGAGGAGGTGGCCCAGCCCACCGGCACGCAAAGCCCGATGCACGGGTTTTTCATGCTGGGGGTTTTCGTGTGCCTGCTGCGCGCGCTGCGCGCGCGCAAGGCTCAGGGCGGTTACGGCCCGTGGCTGCTGCTGATGAATGCCGCGCTTGCGTTTGGACTGCTGTCAAAAGAGAGCGCGGCGGCGGCGGCGCCGGTGGCGCTGCTGCTGCATCTGGCCTGGTGCCGGCTGGGCGGAGAAAAGCCGGGGGATTTGGCGAAGATACATGCGCCGCTGTGGATTATAACCGGAGTTTACGTCGCGTTGCGGCTGACGGTCCTTAATTTCGGCGGCACATTGGATTTCTACTCGCGCGGGAACATTTTCACCGAGAATTTCTCTTACCGGTTCTACACCCTGCTTGCCGCCCTGGGCGAGGGGGTGCGCGTGTTTTTCTGGCCTTCCGGGCTGCATCCTGAAAGAAGCTGGCCTGTGTTTACGGATATGTCTGCGCCGGGCGTATGGGTTTCGGCCCTGCTGCTGTCGGCCTGCGGGATTTGGGCTGCGCTGCGCTGGCGCAGGGGCGCCGCGCTGCCGGGACTGGGGCTTGGTTTTTTCCTGATAGCCTATATGCCGATGAGTAATCTGGCCGCCAAAATAAATTACCTCTTCTGCGAACACTGGTTCTACATCCCGTCTGCGGGGCTGGCGCTGTTGGTTTGCGCTATTGCGGCGCGTTCCCGCTCCGCCTCCGGGTTGACGGCGGCGCTGCTTGTTCTGGCTGTGCCGCTTGCCGCAGCGGCCTATGCGCGCAACCCGAACTGGCATGACCCGGAAACCTACTGCCGCTTTGTGCTGAAATGGGAGCCGCGGTCCGCCAAGACATGGAACAATCTGGCCATGGCGCTGGACGCGCGCGGCGACCAGCCCGGCGCGGCGGACGCCTATAACCGCGCCATTTCAATTTCGGACGAATATCCCCATACGCATTACAATCTGGCGCAGCTTTACCGGCGGCAGGGCAGGGTGAAAGAGGCCGTCGCCGAATATGAAAAA from Elusimicrobiales bacterium carries:
- a CDS encoding tetratricopeptide repeat protein; this translates as MGKKRRLEMETRQQALSARESRLKWLLLAVPLAVSLAVYSSSFGNTLLYGDDENIILRNRYLDGWQYLPDVFRGSLMSGSGAPCNFYRPLQTVLYMLITQLFGRGPVWPYHLANTVLHGLAGALLAVMLFMLIKRAAEGGSCAAGAARAAGAEFPGWHVWLALAGALVWTVHPIHVEEVAQPTGTQSPMHGFFMLGVFVCLLRALRARKAQGGYGPWLLLMNAALAFGLLSKESAAAAAPVALLLHLAWCRLGGEKPGDLAKIHAPLWIITGVYVALRLTVLNFGGTLDFYSRGNIFTENFSYRFYTLLAALGEGVRVFFWPSGLHPERSWPVFTDMSAPGVWVSALLLSACGIWAALRWRRGAALPGLGLGFFLIAYMPMSNLAAKINYLFCEHWFYIPSAGLALLVCAIAARSRSASGLTAALLVLAVPLAAAAYARNPNWHDPETYCRFVLKWEPRSAKTWNNLAMALDARGDQPGAADAYNRAISISDEYPHTHYNLAQLYRRQGRVKEAVAEYEKALAMSPGFYYAHMPLAEIYFSAGQPGKTLEHLLKVKEIYPLYPDIDAVIARARAQVR